Proteins encoded together in one Glandiceps talaboti chromosome 11, keGlaTala1.1, whole genome shotgun sequence window:
- the LOC144442309 gene encoding integrator complex assembly factor WDR73-like, with translation MAGNLKSLFGINQNVDDLFDDWMIKSMKSYRNLHMFELQHPTQVIEWINNDAICVAGCREGSRSEIIELVIPDKLIEDTQNEGCGKERDFKVRNGGFSHDAVYQLKHIPKSRVIVTSGPPDNSAITWQLGSENNDIIQETQTIKSNLTSLHHCYLDTHCDRSDGFVMGAVLGDIQCVDVETGKSTYSIGIDSIERLCGIKLLDANTCVACCSESGDIHVIDMRSGSINQSNQSSHKHSDQSESSKDIDNQSNPKIDSGVMNINQSKQESKFWSFDVQKTKTDTGCDTDMAKKRKFDAEDRTIFRLNLEQHILVNDIRNLRDPLVTCRLDLPDHVVKENISIQTSSCNAKYISISGINDKVYIYDVIDLKSTKAESVKPIFIHEGHMTTASANQDTVVWTHTWHPWKEHLLMSAASDGSLHAWDWVALQT, from the exons TTACCGTAATCTACATATGTTTGAACTACAACATCCAACACAGGTTATTGAATGGATCAACAATGATG CAATCTGTGTGGCTGGTTGTAGAGAGGGAAGTAGAAGTGAAATTATAGAATTGGTTATACCAGATAAATTAATTGAAGATACTCAGAATGAAGGTTGTGGAAAAGAAAGAGACTTTAAAGTTAGAAATGGTGGATTCTCCCATGATGCAGTGTACCAGTTGAAACACATACCAAAGTCAAG AGTGATTGTAACATCAGGTCCACCGGATAACTCGGCTATTACATGGCAGCTAGGCAGTGagaacaatgacatcatacaagAGACACAGACTATAAAGTCCAACCTGACATCATTACATCATTGCTATCTAGATACACATTGTGACAGAAGTGATGGTTttgtaatgggtgcagtgttaGGTGACATACAGTGTGTGGATGTAGAAACTGGTAAAAGTACATACTCCATTG GGATTGACTCAATTGAAAGACTTTGTGGAATAAAACTCTTAGATGCAAACACATGTGTGGCTTGTTGCAGTGAATCAGGTGACATCCATGTGATTGACATGAGGAGTGGTTCGATCAACCAATCGAATCAAAGCAGTCACAAGCACTCTGACCAATCAGAAAGCAGCAAGGATATTGACAACCAATCAAACCCTAAGATTGACAGTGGTGTAATGAACATTAACCAATCAAAACAAGAATCAAAATTTTGGAGTTTTGATGTACAAAAGACAAAAACAGATACAGGTTGTGACACTGACATGGCCAAGAAAAGGAAATTTGATGCAGAAGATAGAACTATTTTTAGATTAAATTTAGAACAACACATTTTAGTTAATGATATTAGAAATCTTAGAGATCCACTAGTCACTTGCAGGCTAGATCTTCCAGACCATGTAGTGAAGGAAAATATTTCAATCCAG ACAAGTAGCTGTAATgcaaagtatatttcaatatcaG GAATAAATGACAAAGTttatatatatgatgtcatcgATTTAAAATCAACCAAAGCAGAGAGTGTCAAGCCTATCTTTATTCATGAAGGTCACATGACTACTGCCTCAGCCAATCAGGACACAGTTGTATGGACTCACACCTGGCATCCATGGAAAGAACATCTGTTGATGTCAGCTGCTAGTGATGGCTCTCTGCATGCCTGGGATTGGGTTGCACTACAGACATGA